A genomic segment from Pistricoccus aurantiacus encodes:
- a CDS encoding MFS transporter, giving the protein MSDVRSTRPSEGCAHPRLVELVLALGGFGIGTSEFVIMGLVNRVAQDLQVPMPDVGYAISSYALGVVVGAPLISALAARVPRRALLIVLMLLFAIGNLASAFAPDFASFVLLRFISGLPHGAYFGIAALVAAASAPIDQRAGAIGRVMLGLSVAILIGAPLATWAGNLFGWQVAFAAVGMIALITAGLVRLLVPAQAADVNASPKRELSALAKHRVLFTLAVGCIGFGGMFAVFSYVVPTLTEQAGMREALGPLVLAVFGVGTILGNLIGARLADRNLLSAIPTILIWCLVIQGLFYFAANSLWLGIICVGLVGTSVALGPALQTRLMDVAEDAQTMAASLNHAAFNGANALGAWLAGVTVKMGFVWSATGLVGAGLAAAGLVIFYIGLWVERGRDPAAARV; this is encoded by the coding sequence ATGAGTGATGTCCGCTCAACCCGGCCATCCGAAGGATGCGCTCATCCGCGACTGGTGGAACTGGTCCTGGCCCTGGGAGGCTTCGGCATCGGCACCAGCGAATTCGTCATCATGGGGCTGGTCAACCGGGTGGCTCAGGATCTACAGGTACCGATGCCCGATGTTGGCTATGCGATCAGCAGCTACGCCCTAGGCGTTGTGGTGGGTGCGCCGCTCATCTCTGCTTTGGCGGCGAGGGTGCCCCGCCGCGCCTTGCTCATCGTCCTGATGCTGCTTTTTGCCATCGGCAATCTGGCGAGCGCCTTTGCCCCTGACTTTGCTTCTTTCGTTCTTTTGCGCTTTATATCCGGCCTGCCCCACGGCGCCTATTTCGGCATCGCCGCCCTGGTGGCCGCCGCCTCAGCCCCCATCGATCAGCGTGCCGGTGCCATAGGGCGGGTGATGCTGGGGTTGTCCGTCGCCATCCTGATCGGTGCGCCGCTGGCCACCTGGGCCGGCAACCTGTTCGGTTGGCAGGTGGCCTTTGCCGCCGTGGGGATGATCGCACTAATCACTGCGGGACTGGTGCGTCTCCTGGTACCCGCGCAAGCCGCCGATGTGAATGCCAGCCCGAAGCGGGAACTCTCCGCCCTGGCCAAACATCGAGTACTGTTCACCCTGGCGGTAGGCTGTATCGGTTTTGGCGGGATGTTTGCGGTATTCAGCTATGTGGTTCCCACCCTGACCGAACAGGCCGGCATGCGAGAAGCGCTGGGACCACTGGTACTGGCGGTCTTTGGCGTCGGTACCATACTGGGCAATTTGATAGGCGCACGCCTGGCGGACAGGAATCTGCTGAGCGCCATACCAACCATTCTGATCTGGTGCCTGGTCATACAAGGCCTTTTCTATTTTGCCGCCAACTCTCTTTGGCTAGGCATCATCTGCGTCGGGCTGGTGGGTACCAGCGTTGCCTTGGGACCGGCACTGCAGACGCGCTTGATGGACGTGGCGGAAGATGCCCAGACCATGGCGGCCTCTCTCAATCATGCCGCTTTCAATGGGGCCAACGCTTTAGGCGCCTGGCTTGCCGGCGTCACGGTCAAGATGGGTTTCGTCTGGTCCGCCACCGGGCTGGTAGGGGCGGGGCTCGCTGCTGCGGGCCTGGTGATTTTCTACATTGGACTCTGGGTGGAGCGTGGCAGGGATCCGGCAGCCGCGAGGGTCTGA
- a CDS encoding PA4780 family RIO1-like protein kinase produces MKIPKRLQPLVDDGMIDEVICQLMSGKEAQVYVVRAGGKPSCAKVFKEAKQRSFKQAVQYQEGRKVRNSRRARAMSKKTRYGQKEQESAWLNAEVEALYRLDAAGVRVPKPYGFVDGVLLMEMIADAEGYAAPRLDDVTLTEQQALEYHAKVIDDVVRMLCAGLVHGDLSEFNVLLDASGPVIIDLPQAVDAAGNNSAASMLERDVNNMRAYFGRFAPALLETRYAKEIWALFEAGRLQPDTPLSGRFEADTSSVDVDDLMEVIDDVRAEEANRRAPSWDEEDW; encoded by the coding sequence ATGAAGATACCCAAGAGACTACAACCGTTAGTGGATGATGGCATGATCGATGAGGTCATCTGCCAGTTGATGAGCGGCAAGGAAGCTCAGGTATACGTGGTGCGCGCGGGCGGCAAGCCCAGCTGCGCCAAGGTGTTCAAGGAAGCCAAGCAGCGCAGTTTCAAGCAGGCGGTGCAGTATCAGGAAGGCCGCAAGGTGCGTAACAGCCGCCGGGCCCGGGCGATGTCGAAGAAGACCCGCTACGGCCAGAAGGAGCAGGAAAGCGCCTGGCTGAACGCGGAGGTCGAAGCCCTGTATCGCCTCGACGCGGCGGGAGTGCGGGTGCCCAAGCCCTACGGTTTCGTCGACGGCGTGCTGCTGATGGAGATGATCGCCGACGCGGAAGGCTACGCCGCGCCGCGGCTGGACGATGTGACCCTGACCGAACAGCAGGCGCTCGAGTATCACGCCAAGGTGATCGATGACGTGGTGCGCATGCTCTGCGCCGGCCTGGTGCACGGCGATCTTTCCGAGTTCAACGTACTGCTGGACGCCTCCGGCCCGGTGATCATCGATCTGCCCCAGGCGGTGGATGCGGCGGGCAACAACAGCGCCGCCAGCATGCTGGAGCGGGACGTGAACAACATGCGTGCCTATTTCGGACGCTTTGCGCCGGCGCTGCTGGAGACCCGCTACGCCAAGGAAATCTGGGCGCTTTTTGAAGCGGGCAGACTGCAGCCGGATACGCCCTTGTCCGGGCGTTTCGAAGCGGACACTTCAAGCGTCGACGTGGATGATCTGATGGAAGTCATCGACGATGTTCGTGCCGAGGAGGCCAACCGCCGAGCGCCATCCTGGGACGAAGAAGACTGGTAA
- the dbpA gene encoding ATP-dependent RNA helicase DbpA, which yields MTDSVSTGGFTALPLAPALLDNLASLGYHAMTPIQAESLPGILAGRDLLAQAKTGSGKTAAFGLGVLSRIKMANSRPQALILCPTRELADQVAGELRRLARSMANLKVLTLCGGAPLVPQLNSLAHGAHVIVGTPGRIEEHLRKGSLDLADLTVLVLDEADRMLDMGFQASLESIVARTPKSRQTLMFSATYSEPVRLIAEGLLRDPLDVRVDASHDPASIRQHFYRIDDESARFEALRLLLLAYRPVSSVVFCNTRRETREVAQALADRGFSALALHGDLEQRDREQVLLMFANQSVSILVATDVAARGLDIDALEVVFNYRIPRELEVHVHRVGRTGRAGATGIACTLVAEKDDYRLARLSELLEQPLACQRLPAANDLEREPFLPPKATLQIEGGRNRKIRPGDILGALTGEAGIEGSRVGKIKVSERSAYVAIDRELAKAALEKLRIGKIKGRSLRVRRIGP from the coding sequence GTGACTGATTCCGTTTCTACCGGCGGTTTTACCGCCTTGCCGCTGGCGCCCGCGCTGCTGGACAATCTGGCCTCTCTGGGCTATCACGCCATGACGCCGATCCAGGCGGAGAGCCTGCCGGGCATACTGGCGGGGCGGGATCTGCTGGCCCAGGCGAAAACCGGCTCCGGCAAGACCGCCGCCTTTGGCCTGGGGGTGCTGTCTCGTATTAAGATGGCGAATTCTCGTCCGCAAGCGCTGATCCTGTGCCCGACCCGGGAGCTGGCGGATCAGGTCGCCGGCGAGCTCAGGCGCCTGGCGCGCTCCATGGCCAATCTCAAGGTGCTCACTCTCTGCGGCGGAGCGCCTCTCGTCCCCCAGTTGAATTCCCTGGCCCACGGCGCGCATGTGATCGTCGGTACCCCGGGCCGGATAGAGGAGCATCTGCGAAAGGGCTCCCTGGATCTCGCCGATCTCACGGTGCTGGTACTGGACGAGGCGGATCGGATGCTCGATATGGGCTTTCAGGCGTCACTGGAATCGATTGTCGCCCGGACGCCGAAATCGCGACAGACGCTCATGTTCAGCGCGACCTACAGCGAGCCGGTTCGTTTGATCGCCGAGGGCTTGCTGCGCGACCCTCTCGATGTGCGGGTGGACGCCAGTCACGACCCGGCGAGCATTCGCCAGCACTTCTATCGGATCGACGACGAATCGGCGCGGTTCGAGGCGCTGCGGCTACTGCTGCTGGCGTATCGTCCGGTATCCAGCGTGGTGTTCTGCAACACCAGGCGCGAAACTCGCGAGGTGGCACAAGCGCTGGCGGACCGTGGCTTCAGTGCGCTTGCCCTGCACGGCGATCTCGAGCAGCGCGACCGAGAGCAGGTCTTGCTGATGTTCGCCAATCAGAGCGTTTCGATTCTGGTTGCCACGGACGTAGCCGCGCGGGGGCTGGATATCGACGCCCTGGAAGTGGTATTCAACTACCGTATTCCTCGGGAACTAGAGGTGCACGTGCATCGGGTCGGGCGTACCGGTCGCGCGGGTGCCACGGGAATCGCCTGTACCCTGGTAGCCGAGAAGGACGACTATCGCCTGGCGCGACTGAGTGAGTTGCTCGAGCAGCCGCTGGCCTGCCAGCGGCTACCGGCGGCGAACGACCTGGAACGCGAGCCTTTCCTGCCGCCCAAGGCGACGCTTCAGATAGAGGGCGGCAGGAATCGCAAGATACGCCCCGGCGATATTCTTGGCGCCTTGACCGGCGAGGCGGGCATCGAAGGTAGCCGAGTCGGCAAGATCAAGGTGTCGGAACGTAGCGCCTATGTGGCGATCGATCGGGAGTTGGCCAAGGCGGCTCTCGAGAAACTACGTATCGGAAAAATAAAAGGCCGTTCGCTTCGCGTGCGACGTATCGGGCCCTGA
- a CDS encoding MFS transporter, with the protein MSDPRSPWAFAVVAFTFLITMLGTTMPTPLYPLYQQQYGFSQLIITVIFAVYAVGVMGALIITGRWSDELGRKPLLFAGLAAAAISDVLFWISDGLSGLLIARLVSGVSAGIFTATATVAVMELAPKARRQLAAFIATAVNMGGLGLGPVTAGLLVEYLPWPLHLTYAVHFLLCLLAVLAFFKVPESVERPDKPRLRLQRLYVPPEVRGIFLPAAIAGFAGFSMLGFFTATAPAFMKEVLGYDNLALSGLVAGSVFFASTLGQLLQDRLPQSRRLPLGCLGVIFGAVLVGSGVGWASLTIFLSGALVAGLGHGVAFRAGLGAIAQASPVNQRASVTSSFFIVSYIALSIPVLGIGLVSRLIGLAPTGVGFAGFVALTGIVALLALLKVRKTG; encoded by the coding sequence ATGTCCGATCCTCGCTCGCCCTGGGCCTTCGCCGTTGTCGCCTTCACCTTTCTGATCACCATGCTGGGCACCACCATGCCCACGCCGCTGTATCCGCTTTACCAGCAGCAGTACGGGTTTTCACAGCTGATCATCACCGTCATCTTCGCGGTCTACGCGGTGGGGGTGATGGGCGCCTTGATCATCACCGGGCGTTGGTCGGATGAGCTTGGCCGCAAGCCCTTGCTGTTTGCCGGCCTGGCGGCGGCGGCAATCAGCGACGTGCTGTTCTGGATCAGCGACGGCTTGAGCGGACTGCTGATCGCCCGGCTGGTTTCCGGCGTTTCCGCAGGGATCTTCACCGCCACGGCAACGGTGGCGGTCATGGAACTGGCGCCGAAAGCCCGGCGACAGCTTGCGGCCTTTATCGCGACCGCAGTGAACATGGGCGGACTCGGGCTGGGTCCCGTGACGGCGGGGCTGCTGGTGGAATACCTGCCCTGGCCGCTGCATCTGACCTACGCGGTACATTTCCTGCTGTGCCTGCTGGCGGTCTTGGCCTTCTTCAAAGTACCGGAAAGCGTCGAGCGTCCGGACAAGCCGAGACTGCGTCTGCAGCGTCTGTATGTTCCTCCAGAAGTGCGCGGTATCTTTCTGCCCGCGGCGATCGCCGGTTTCGCCGGATTTTCCATGTTGGGCTTCTTCACCGCCACGGCGCCTGCCTTCATGAAAGAGGTGCTGGGTTACGACAATCTGGCGTTGAGCGGGCTGGTAGCAGGCAGCGTGTTCTTCGCCTCGACCCTGGGGCAGCTTTTGCAGGATCGCCTCCCGCAATCCCGGCGTTTGCCGCTGGGCTGTCTGGGAGTAATCTTCGGCGCTGTCCTGGTGGGCAGCGGTGTCGGCTGGGCATCCCTGACAATCTTCCTGAGCGGCGCCCTGGTCGCCGGGCTCGGTCACGGCGTCGCCTTTCGCGCCGGGCTCGGCGCCATCGCCCAGGCCAGCCCCGTCAACCAGCGCGCCTCGGTCACCTCGAGCTTCTTTATCGTCAGCTATATCGCGCTGTCCATTCCGGTATTGGGGATCGGTCTGGTCTCGCGGCTGATCGGTCTTGCGCCCACCGGGGTGGGGTTCGCCGGCTTTGTCGCGCTGACCGGGATAGTAGCGTTGCTGGCGCTGTTGAAGGTGAGAAAGACCGGCTGA
- the gmk gene encoding guanylate kinase, with translation MSQGTLFIVSAPSGAGKTSLVRALLERLDDIQVSVSHTTRRQRPGEQDGVNYHFVSIETFEHLIERGDFFEYARVFDHYYGTSRPAVQALLAAGQDVILEIDWQGARQARDQMPEAISIFILPPSREALQERLIERGTDDAAIIQRRMRDAISEMSHFDEYEQVIINDDFATALADLEGLVRAARCRLSRVREHHAGLIGALLSQDERLK, from the coding sequence ATGTCCCAAGGAACCCTTTTCATCGTTTCCGCCCCTTCCGGGGCCGGCAAGACCAGCCTGGTGCGCGCGCTTCTCGAGCGACTCGACGATATCCAGGTCTCGGTGTCCCATACCACCCGCCGGCAGCGTCCCGGCGAACAGGACGGGGTCAACTATCACTTCGTCTCCATCGAGACCTTCGAGCACCTGATAGAACGCGGCGATTTCTTCGAATACGCCAGGGTCTTCGATCACTATTACGGCACCTCGCGCCCGGCGGTTCAGGCGCTGCTGGCCGCGGGTCAGGACGTGATCCTGGAAATCGACTGGCAGGGGGCGCGCCAGGCGCGGGATCAGATGCCGGAGGCGATCTCGATCTTCATCCTGCCGCCGTCACGGGAAGCGCTGCAGGAAAGGCTGATCGAGCGCGGCACGGACGACGCGGCGATCATCCAGCGGCGCATGCGGGATGCGATCAGCGAGATGTCGCATTTCGACGAATACGAGCAGGTGATCATCAACGACGATTTCGCCACCGCCCTGGCGGACCTGGAAGGCCTGGTGCGCGCCGCTCGCTGCCGCCTGAGTCGGGTACGCGAACATCACGCGGGGCTGATTGGCGCACTCTTGTCACAAGACGAGCGCCTCAAGTAG
- the rpoZ gene encoding DNA-directed RNA polymerase subunit omega — protein MARVTVEDCLEHVENRFKLVMISTQRARQLARGSRDALLPWENDKPTVMALREIAAGKIDESVLDEPVEAPVRQRPPIIEFSEE, from the coding sequence ATGGCGCGAGTTACCGTCGAAGACTGTCTGGAGCATGTCGAGAATCGTTTCAAGCTGGTGATGATTTCCACCCAGCGCGCCCGGCAACTGGCCCGCGGCTCCCGGGACGCGCTGCTTCCCTGGGAAAACGACAAGCCCACCGTGATGGCACTGCGCGAGATCGCCGCGGGAAAGATCGATGAAAGCGTGCTCGACGAACCCGTCGAAGCCCCGGTGCGTCAGCGTCCGCCGATCATCGAATTCAGCGAGGAATAA
- a CDS encoding RelA/SpoT family protein yields MFTIDDLADRLDSYLPRHEIQQVKRAFYYAEQAHDGQRRRSGEPYVTHPLAVANILANMHMDHESLMAAMLHDVIEDTGISKAALTEQFGESVAVLVDGVSKLTQITFEDKAVAQAENFQKMVLAMSQDIRVIIVKLADRLHNMRTLGALRPDKKRRIARETLEIYARIAGRLGINTIRVELEDLSFQAIYPMRAERIKRAVSKARGHRRSAIQQIQRALQKCLDDEELPGTVSGRQKHLLSIYRKMRDQQKPFAEIMDVFGFRITTDSVDSCYRILGAVHNLYKPVPGRFKDYIAIPKANGYQSLHTTLFGVGGMPIEVQIRTREMEAMAENGIAAHWLYKAGQTERPIAAGSHARAREWVRGLLEMQRRAGDSLEFIEHVKNDLFPDDVYIFTPRGDIMELPQGATVIDFAYSVHTDIGNSCIACRIDRHLAPLSTRLESGQTVEIITAPGAKPSTHWLSFVITAKARSAIRHALKHQKQLESVTLGRRLLDKALADFDTSLDAFPRGHLRPLLEEFGYKREDELLESIGLGTRLGYGVARRLVDMLPGHHLDTVSHSNDPVVISGAEGMVINFARCCHPLPGDSVIGHLSMGKGIVVHRADCRNLAELRDEPEKLVALQWSPNIQGDFPVGLRIEMESRRGLVAEIASLVTDAGANIERIGIEERDARLSIINLILAVRDRVHLARIIKRMRNLHNVGRISRVRN; encoded by the coding sequence ATGTTCACCATCGATGACCTGGCCGATCGTCTCGACAGCTACCTTCCCCGGCATGAGATTCAGCAGGTCAAGCGCGCCTTCTATTATGCGGAACAGGCCCACGACGGTCAGCGTCGCCGCTCCGGCGAGCCCTATGTCACCCATCCCCTGGCGGTAGCCAACATCCTCGCCAACATGCACATGGATCACGAAAGCCTGATGGCGGCCATGTTGCACGACGTGATCGAGGATACCGGCATTTCCAAGGCCGCCCTGACGGAGCAGTTCGGCGAATCCGTGGCGGTATTGGTGGACGGCGTCTCGAAGCTGACCCAGATCACTTTCGAAGACAAGGCGGTGGCCCAGGCGGAAAACTTTCAGAAGATGGTGCTGGCGATGTCCCAGGATATCCGGGTGATCATCGTCAAGCTCGCCGATCGCCTGCACAACATGCGCACCCTGGGCGCCCTGCGCCCGGACAAGAAACGCCGCATCGCCCGGGAAACCCTGGAAATCTACGCCCGCATCGCCGGGCGGCTGGGTATCAATACCATCCGCGTGGAGCTCGAGGACCTGTCCTTCCAGGCGATCTATCCCATGCGCGCCGAACGCATCAAGCGCGCGGTCAGCAAGGCTCGCGGGCATCGTCGCTCCGCCATCCAGCAGATTCAGCGCGCCCTGCAGAAGTGCCTGGACGACGAGGAGCTGCCGGGTACCGTCAGCGGACGACAGAAGCACCTGCTGTCGATCTATCGCAAGATGCGCGACCAGCAGAAGCCGTTCGCGGAAATCATGGACGTGTTCGGCTTTCGTATCACCACGGACAGCGTCGACAGTTGCTATCGCATTCTCGGCGCGGTGCACAATCTCTACAAGCCGGTGCCCGGGCGTTTCAAGGACTATATCGCCATTCCCAAGGCCAACGGTTACCAGAGCCTGCACACCACCCTGTTCGGGGTCGGCGGCATGCCCATCGAGGTGCAGATTCGCACCCGGGAAATGGAGGCCATGGCGGAAAATGGTATCGCTGCCCACTGGCTCTACAAGGCCGGCCAGACGGAACGCCCCATCGCCGCCGGCAGTCATGCACGAGCACGGGAGTGGGTGCGCGGTCTGCTGGAAATGCAGCGCCGGGCCGGAGATTCCCTGGAATTCATCGAACACGTCAAGAACGACCTGTTCCCAGACGATGTCTACATATTCACCCCTCGAGGCGACATCATGGAACTGCCTCAGGGCGCCACGGTGATCGATTTCGCCTACAGCGTGCATACGGATATCGGCAACAGCTGTATCGCCTGTCGTATCGATCGCCACTTGGCGCCGCTGTCGACTCGCCTGGAAAGCGGCCAGACCGTAGAGATCATCACCGCCCCGGGTGCCAAGCCCAGCACCCACTGGCTATCCTTCGTGATCACCGCCAAGGCGCGCTCGGCGATTCGCCACGCCTTGAAGCATCAGAAACAGCTTGAATCCGTGACCCTTGGCCGCCGGCTGCTCGACAAGGCGCTGGCGGATTTCGATACCAGTCTCGACGCCTTTCCCCGGGGGCATCTTCGGCCCCTGTTGGAAGAGTTCGGCTACAAGCGCGAAGACGAACTGCTGGAATCCATCGGCCTGGGCACACGGCTGGGTTACGGGGTTGCCCGGCGGCTGGTGGACATGCTGCCCGGGCATCATCTCGATACGGTCAGCCACAGCAACGACCCGGTAGTGATCAGCGGCGCCGAGGGCATGGTGATCAACTTCGCCCGCTGCTGCCACCCCCTGCCCGGGGACTCGGTGATCGGCCATCTTTCCATGGGCAAGGGGATCGTCGTGCACCGGGCGGACTGCCGCAATCTGGCGGAACTCCGGGACGAGCCGGAGAAACTTGTGGCGCTGCAGTGGTCGCCGAACATCCAAGGGGATTTCCCGGTGGGACTGCGTATCGAAATGGAAAGCCGACGCGGGCTGGTGGCGGAAATCGCCAGTCTGGTAACGGATGCCGGCGCCAATATCGAGCGTATCGGCATCGAGGAGCGAGACGCGCGACTCTCCATCATCAACCTGATCCTCGCCGTGCGCGACCGGGTACATCTGGCGCGCATCATCAAGCGCATGCGCAACCTGCATAACGTCGGGCGCATCTCGCGGGTGCGTAACTGA
- a CDS encoding RidA family protein, protein MSNKAVINTDKAPAAIGPYSQAIKAGNTVYFSGQIPLDPGTMELVSEDFETQARQVFKNLSAVCEEASGSLKDIVKLNLYLVDLAQFAIVNQVMEEFFSAPFPARAAVGVKALPKGSQVEAEAVMILGD, encoded by the coding sequence ATGAGCAACAAAGCCGTGATCAATACCGACAAGGCTCCCGCCGCCATCGGTCCCTATTCTCAAGCCATCAAGGCCGGCAATACGGTGTATTTCTCCGGGCAGATCCCCCTGGATCCGGGCACCATGGAACTGGTGTCCGAGGACTTCGAGACCCAGGCCCGCCAGGTGTTCAAGAATCTCAGCGCGGTCTGCGAGGAAGCCTCCGGTTCGTTGAAGGATATCGTCAAGCTCAACCTGTACCTGGTCGACCTGGCGCAATTCGCCATCGTCAACCAGGTCATGGAAGAATTCTTCAGCGCACCCTTCCCGGCCCGCGCCGCCGTCGGTGTCAAGGCACTGCCCAAGGGCAGTCAGGTAGAAGCGGAGGCGGTGATGATCCTCGGCGATTGA
- a CDS encoding SDR family oxidoreductase, with the protein MKKTTLIIGCGDIGTVLGQVLLKAGHRVIGVRRRAESLEGSGIEPLSLDIHEEGALAALPEADIVVYVLSAGRFDEAAYRAAYPDGLKAVLKELATRKTPPRRLFFVSSTSVYAQQDGELVDEQSPVEPGGFSGQLMIEAEQALSNQEIPGTVVRFSGIYGPGRDRLIRQVGEGRIVAVSPPMYSNRIHRDDCAGVLAHLIDAALKDQPLESLYLATDCDSAPLHEVMQWIAGKLKVEATEVIQSPLRKRASKRCNNARLLASGYRFHYPSYREGYAQVLEEGGFLTPQKA; encoded by the coding sequence GTGAAGAAGACGACTCTGATTATTGGTTGTGGCGATATCGGTACTGTCCTGGGTCAGGTGCTGTTGAAGGCCGGTCATCGGGTGATCGGCGTGCGTCGCCGGGCGGAATCCCTCGAGGGCAGCGGTATCGAACCCCTTTCGCTGGATATACACGAGGAGGGGGCTCTCGCGGCACTGCCGGAGGCGGACATCGTCGTCTACGTGCTCAGCGCCGGTCGCTTCGATGAAGCTGCCTATCGCGCCGCCTACCCGGACGGTCTCAAGGCGGTACTCAAGGAACTGGCGACCCGCAAGACGCCGCCCCGGCGCCTTTTCTTCGTCTCCTCCACCAGCGTCTACGCCCAGCAGGACGGGGAACTGGTGGATGAGCAGAGCCCCGTCGAACCCGGCGGTTTCTCAGGGCAGTTGATGATCGAGGCGGAGCAGGCGCTCTCGAATCAGGAGATTCCCGGTACCGTGGTGCGGTTTTCCGGTATCTATGGCCCCGGTCGCGACCGCCTGATTCGCCAGGTCGGCGAGGGCCGTATTGTCGCCGTCTCGCCGCCGATGTATTCCAATCGCATCCATCGAGACGACTGCGCTGGGGTATTGGCGCACCTGATCGACGCCGCGCTCAAGGATCAGCCCCTGGAATCCCTGTATCTGGCCACGGACTGCGATTCCGCGCCGCTGCATGAGGTAATGCAGTGGATCGCCGGCAAGCTCAAGGTAGAGGCTACGGAGGTGATCCAGTCACCGCTGCGAAAGCGCGCCAGCAAGCGCTGCAATAACGCCCGGCTGCTGGCCAGCGGCTATCGCTTTCACTATCCGAGCTATCGGGAAGGTTACGCTCAGGTACTCGAGGAAGGCGGCTTTCTGACCCCGCAGAAGGCCTGA
- a CDS encoding hydrogen peroxide-inducible genes activator, with the protein MTLTELRYIVTLAQERHFGRAAERCFVSQPTLSVAVKKLEDELEVALFERSKSTVQVTPLGERIIEQAQRVLEQSSVIKELANAGKDQLASPIRIGAIYTIGPYLFPYLVPELSRRAPQMSLYIQEGLTGGLRRKLRNGELDVIIVALPFTETDVLTKALYKEDFEVLIPADHPWAKRESIDKEDLLKERLLLLGEGHCFRDQILEACPAIVDKLNSPDNTLTAEGGSLETIRHMVASRLGITVLPQSAIGTNHYENGILTSRPFSREVPSRTVAIAWRASFPRPKAIDVLTDAIKACREHQLDSNPLMNTP; encoded by the coding sequence ATGACTCTAACAGAACTCCGCTACATCGTAACCTTGGCCCAGGAGCGTCATTTCGGCCGGGCCGCCGAGCGCTGCTTCGTTTCCCAGCCGACGCTTTCCGTGGCGGTCAAGAAACTCGAGGACGAGCTCGAGGTGGCGCTGTTCGAACGCTCCAAATCCACGGTGCAGGTCACGCCTCTTGGGGAGCGGATCATCGAGCAGGCCCAGCGGGTACTGGAACAGTCCAGCGTGATCAAGGAGCTTGCCAACGCGGGCAAGGACCAGTTGGCCAGTCCGATACGCATCGGCGCGATCTACACCATCGGGCCTTATCTTTTTCCCTACCTGGTGCCGGAACTGTCCCGACGGGCACCGCAGATGTCACTGTACATCCAGGAGGGGCTGACCGGCGGGCTGCGGCGCAAGCTGCGTAACGGCGAGCTGGACGTGATCATCGTCGCGCTGCCCTTCACGGAAACCGATGTGCTGACCAAGGCGCTCTACAAGGAGGACTTCGAGGTATTGATTCCTGCGGATCATCCTTGGGCCAAACGGGAGAGTATCGACAAGGAAGATCTGCTCAAGGAGCGCCTGCTGCTGCTCGGCGAAGGCCACTGCTTTCGGGATCAGATCCTCGAGGCCTGCCCCGCCATCGTCGACAAGCTGAACAGCCCGGACAATACCCTGACCGCGGAAGGCGGTTCCCTGGAGACCATCCGCCACATGGTGGCCTCAAGACTTGGCATCACCGTGCTGCCCCAGTCCGCCATCGGCACCAACCATTACGAGAACGGCATCCTGACCAGCCGCCCCTTCTCTCGGGAGGTACCGTCCCGTACCGTGGCCATCGCCTGGCGGGCCAGCTTTCCCCGGCCCAAGGCCATCGACGTGCTGACGGACGCCATCAAGGCCTGTCGTGAACATCAACTCGATAGCAATCCTTTGATGAATACGCCATGA